The Edaphobacter sp. 12200R-103 genome contains a region encoding:
- a CDS encoding NUDIX hydrolase, with amino-acid sequence MSIKTISSREVYRNPWTSVREDVIERANGQRGIYGVVDKDPASIIIPFEKTEEGEFLYLIEQFRYTVGGRFAEFPQGGWEQADVVPEELARGELREETGLEAERMTLLGTLQIAYGVMNQRHYIFLAEGLKQGSPDPDVEEHDLVVRRVSVTEFERMLLAGEIVDNCSVAAWGLYKVWLEHDRPARQG; translated from the coding sequence TTGTCGATCAAAACCATCAGCAGCCGCGAGGTCTACCGCAATCCGTGGACCAGCGTGCGCGAGGATGTGATCGAGCGCGCCAACGGCCAGCGAGGCATCTACGGCGTGGTCGACAAGGACCCGGCTTCGATCATCATTCCATTCGAAAAAACCGAGGAGGGCGAGTTCCTCTACCTGATCGAGCAGTTCCGTTACACGGTGGGCGGCCGTTTTGCCGAATTTCCTCAGGGAGGGTGGGAGCAAGCCGATGTCGTTCCGGAAGAGCTGGCGCGTGGGGAGCTGCGCGAAGAGACGGGACTCGAAGCGGAACGGATGACCCTGCTTGGAACCCTGCAGATCGCCTATGGCGTGATGAACCAGAGACACTACATCTTTCTGGCAGAGGGATTGAAGCAGGGAAGCCCCGATCCGGATGTGGAAGAGCATGACCTGGTCGTGCGGCGGGTTAGTGTAACTGAATTCGAGCGTATGCTGCTCGCAGGCGAGATCGTCGACAACTGTTCGGTCGCTGCCTGGGGGTTGTATAAAGTCTGGCTTGAGCATGACCGGCCAGCTAGGCAGGGCTGA
- a CDS encoding anti-sigma factor, giving the protein MVLNCRHVWEYISGYLDNTLDEETRLDVERHLEHCEICSAILDSTRNILVLTADDRVFELPVGYSERLHARLQRVMLESPPPDSEPESS; this is encoded by the coding sequence ATGGTTCTGAACTGCCGCCATGTTTGGGAATACATCTCCGGCTACCTGGATAACACGCTCGACGAGGAGACTCGTCTTGATGTGGAACGGCACCTGGAACACTGCGAGATCTGCTCGGCCATTCTGGATTCGACGCGTAACATCCTCGTCCTCACAGCGGATGATCGCGTCTTCGAGCTTCCTGTCGGGTACAGCGAGCGTCTTCATGCACGACTGCAACGGGTGATGCTGGAGAGTCCACCACCAGACTCCGAGCCAGAATCCTCTTGA
- a CDS encoding sigma-70 family RNA polymerase sigma factor, with the protein MQSQDKERDETALIAEILGGKTDAFHELIRPYERSVYLMALSMLRNEADAEDVAQEAFIKAYRNLGRFRSEARFSTWLIAIALNEARARLRRKQPGLTDSIDDQEGPVVPAQLTDWREIPSESLERQEIRSIIRRALEALPLHYREVFMLREIEERNVKETAETLGITIASVKMRLHRARMMLQKQLAPQLTSATETKRRRRFPWF; encoded by the coding sequence ATGCAGTCCCAGGATAAAGAGAGGGACGAGACCGCCCTGATTGCGGAGATTCTGGGCGGCAAGACGGATGCCTTCCATGAGCTGATTCGCCCCTATGAGCGTAGTGTGTACCTCATGGCACTCTCGATGCTTCGCAACGAGGCGGACGCGGAGGACGTCGCGCAGGAGGCGTTCATCAAGGCTTATCGCAACCTGGGGCGGTTCCGTTCCGAAGCCCGATTCAGTACATGGCTGATCGCCATCGCGCTCAACGAGGCTCGCGCGCGTCTGCGCCGGAAACAGCCAGGGCTCACGGATTCCATCGACGACCAGGAAGGTCCGGTCGTTCCAGCGCAGCTTACCGACTGGCGCGAGATCCCGTCGGAGAGCCTTGAACGCCAGGAGATTCGCTCCATCATTCGCCGTGCCCTTGAGGCACTTCCGCTCCACTATCGTGAGGTCTTCATGCTTCGCGAGATTGAAGAACGTAATGTGAAGGAGACCGCCGAGACGCTGGGAATTACCATCGCCTCGGTTAAGATGAGGCTGCATCGTGCACGGATGATGCTGCAGAAACAGCTTGCGCCACAGCTCACCAGTGCCACGGAGACGAAGCGCCGCAGGAGGTTCCCATGGTTCTGA